Part of the Athalia rosae chromosome 2, iyAthRosa1.1, whole genome shotgun sequence genome, CACAAAATGCAGCTCTGCAGGTCACCAGAAGAGGAGCAgctatgttgaaaaaaatgaacgttcCTATTGCTGGAGTTGTAGAAAATATGAGCAGTGTAACCTGCCCAGAATGCTCACATGAAGTCAAACTATTTGGAAGTGGAACTGAAATCTTAGCTAAAGATCTCGGTAAACTATCACGCTTTAATATCCATTATTTGCAGACCGCAAGACAGGAATTTGCCTACAAAATTGTTTACAAGAGGCAAATCGTTGCCTGATATTTTCCAGGTATAGAATTCTTGCGGAAAATTCCACTGGACAGGTGCATTACAGAGAATTGTGATGATGGAAAACCAATAGTTTTATCAATGCCAGAGAGTTCACCAGCAAACGCTTATCGCAGCCTTGGACGTTCAATAATAGAATTCTTGAAGAAGCAACCCATTAATAACACATAACATGATTATTCCATAACTCTCATGCAATCTGTACAATTTCTTCTTTGTGGTTTTAGTGACTTGCTGATAGTCTGTATGCGATGTCTAATAAAATAATGTGTATAATGAGGTGTTTATTGTATACTGATATTTACACGCCTTCTCTTAATTGGAAACGTTACACGAATAAGAAGCTGCCAGGTAGAAGGGTGGGGTGAGGTCTGACTCATCAGATCTGCAGTGGCTTTGAACAAATAATGATCATCAGTTATGTCTCTGGCATCAAAGAAACCGTGTCGAGCGCTAATGTCAACAGTGTTTCAGAATCTATGTGAGTTTATTGAACgttttcctcaaattttcaCTGCCTGCttcatgttttatttttttctcttatggCAAGCCAAAAGAATTAATCCTTGACTAAACTACCTCATATTTCACAAAGTTACATCAGCAACATAATGGAAACTGTGGTTTTCAGCAATGATTACTGAAACTGACAGTTGGAGTTAATCTTTTATTGAGTGCTAATCATagtttataaattaaaaaatttcaagctcttgatattttttctcagtaAAAATTTTAGTTATAACAATGGCTTTTTGAATTGactttgataaaatatttagatTCAACAATGAGTTGTGAATTGACAAGCATACATGCAGGAAATATTGAAGAAGTTCACGAAATACCTATGCGAGTTCTGATTAGGCCATTTCCACCAGaaattgatgaagaaaaaattcaaagtttgatGACTACTTTGAGTGATCCAGAAACAGAGTCTCTGGTCCCACCAGTTGATATTTTGTGGATTGAAGGTAGAGAAGGTAACTATTCATGCTGCaattgaattatgaatttcatttgaattttggattgttgaaaatatttctttttccaaatacaAAGTATGAGTTGTTCAATCATGATTTTGTTGTCTCACTACAATAAATATTgacattcaatgaaaatacCAACGATTGGTATGAATTCAAAATGActaagtatgtataataaatgatatGAATAGAACATGtggaatttaaaaatcgatttggtaaaaataaagaaatatgtGTCTCTGTAGGAGGAGATTATTACTATTCATTTGGAGGCTGCCACCGTTACACGGCACATCAAAGACTCGGCAAGCAAACGATAAGAgcaaaattaatcaaatcaACTGTAAAAGACTTGCGCAGTTATCTTGGAAACTCGACACCAGATCTCAAATAATTAGTTTGTTATTCAAAAGAAGTATCTTATCAATACTTCATCGATTTGAGCCcacatgaatttttgattctaaCTATATGTAAGAGttgaaataagaataattgtgatctataaaattatcgttatcTCTCTGT contains:
- the LOC112694774 gene encoding sulfiredoxin-1; the encoded protein is MSLASKKPCRALMSTVFQNLYSTMSCELTSIHAGNIEEVHEIPMRVLIRPFPPEIDEEKIQSLMTTLSDPETESLVPPVDILWIEGREGGDYYYSFGGCHRYTAHQRLGKQTIRAKLIKSTVKDLRSYLGNSTPDLK